Proteins found in one Quercus robur chromosome 2, dhQueRobu3.1, whole genome shotgun sequence genomic segment:
- the LOC126715758 gene encoding probable 1-deoxy-D-xylulose-5-phosphate synthase 2, chloroplastic, translating to MASSTLRTSFLPLFHSQDPLSFPSSVNLTTPELKYKRVIAAQENNASEEVRTMVKRGHKTKQNGGITKYLNFSGEKPSTPILDTINYPIHMKNLSTEELEELANELREEIVYTVSRTGGHLSSSLGVAELTVALHHVFDCPDDKIIWDVGHQAYPHKILTGRRSRMHTIRQTCGLAGFPKREESVYDAFGAGHSSTSISAGLGMAVGRDLLGKKNHVVSVIGDGAMTAGQAYEAMNNAGYLDTNLIIILNDNEQVSLPTATVDGPAPPVGALSKALTRLQSSRKFHQLREVAKDITKTFGEQAHEIAAKVDSCIRGMVGGARASLFEELGLFYIGPVDGHKVEDLVYILKKVKDLPSLGPVLIHVITEKGKGYAPAEVAPDKMHGVVKFDPKSGKQQKSKSSTQSYTKYFAESLIAEAQRDDRIVAIHAAMGGGTGLNLFQKQFPDRCFDVGIAEQHAVTFAAGLAAEGLKPFCAIYSSFLQRGYDQVAHDVDLQRLPVRFAIDRAGLVGADGPTHCGAFDTTFLACLPNMVVMAPSNETELMHMVATAAAIDDRPSCFRYPRGSGIGSILPPNNKGAPLEVGKGVVLREGRRVAILGYGAIVQSCIAAAELLQVLGISITVANARFCKPLDGDLIRRLAQEHEFLITAEEGSVGGFSSHVSHFLGLTGLLDGNLKWRTMMLPDRYIDHGAQTNQMEEAGLSSKHIAATVLSLIGHQRIDSVHFLNM from the exons ATGGCTTCTTCTACTCTTAGAACCAGTtttcttccacttttccattctCAAGACCCCCTTTCTTTTCCAAGCTCAGTGAATTTAACCACTCCGGAATtgaag taCAAAAGAGTGATAGCTGCTCAGGAAAACAATGCAAGTGAGGAAGTGAGAACCATGGTGAAAAGAGGCCACAAAACAAAGCAGAATGGAGGGATCACAAAGTACCTCAACTTCTCAGGAGAGAAACCCTCAACTCCAATTCTGGACACCATAAACTACCCTATTCACATGAAAAATCTATCCACTGAG GAACTTGAAGAGTTAGCCAATGAGCTTAGAGAAGAGATTGTTTACACGGTTTCGAGGACAGGAGGGCACCTAAGTTCAAGCCTTGGAGTGGCTGAGTTGACAGTCGCACTTCACCATGTTTTTGACTGTCCCGATGATAAGATTATTTGGGACGTGGGGCATCAG GCCTACCCTCATAAAATTCTAACCGGCAGGAGATCAAGAATGCATACAATTCGACAGACTTGTGGACTCGCAGGTTTCCCAAAGAGGGAAGAGAGTGTATATGATGCCTTTGGTGCAGGCCATAGTTCTACTAGCATTTCAGCTGGCTTAG GAATGGCAGTTGGTAGAGACTTGCTAGGGAAAAAGAACCATGTAGTTTCAGTCATAGGCGATGGGGCCATGACAGCTGGACAGGCATATGAGGCAATGAACAATGCAGGTTATCTTGACACAAATCTTATCATAATTTTGAACGACAACGAGCAAGTCTCCTTGCCTACCGCCACTGTGGATGGTCCTGCTCCCCCTGTTGGAGCTCTAAGTAAAGCCTTAACAAGGCTGCAATCAAGTAGAAAGTTTCACCAGCTACGTGAAGTTGCAAAG gACATCACAAAGACGTTTGGAGAACAAGCACACGAAATTGCTGCTAAAGTTGATTCCTGCATAAGAGGGATGGTGGGTGGTGCTCGAGCAAGTTTGTTCGAAGAACTTGGACTATTCTATATTGGTCCAGTAGATGGCCACAAAGTGGAAGACCTTGtctatattttgaaaaaagtcAAGGACCTACCATCTCTAGGACCTGTGCTCATCCATGTTATCACTGAGAAAGGAAAAGGCTATGCTCCAGCTGAAGTTGCACCTGATAAAATGCATG gtgTGGTAAAATTTGATCCCAAGTCAGGGAAACAGCAAAAATCAAAATCGAGTACTCAATCCTACACCAAGTACTTCGCAGAGTCATTGATTGCTGAAGCACAGAGAGATGATAGAATTGTAGCCATTCATGCTGCAATGGGAGGGGGTACTGGACTTAATTTATTCCAGAAGCAATTCCCAGATAGATGTTTTGATGTTGGGATAGCTGAGCAACATGCTGTTACCTTCGCTGCTGGCCTAGCTGCTGAAGGACTTAAGCCCTTTTGTGCTATCTACTCTTCTTTTCTACAAAGGGGTTATGATCAG GTTGCTCATGATGTAGACCTACAAAGGCTTCCAGTGAGATTTGCTATAGACAGGGCTGGCCTTGTTGGTGCAGATGGTCCAACCCATTGTGGCGCCTTTGACACAACTTTCTTGGCTTGTTTACCTAACATGGTGGTCATGGCTCCTTCAAACGAAACCGAACTCATGCACATGGTGGCTACAGCTGCTGCCATTGATGACCGGCCTAGTTGCTTTAGATACCCAAGGGGAAGTGGCATTGGTTCCATTCTTCCACCAAATAACAAGGGGGCTCCTTTGGAG GTTGGTAAGGGAGTTGTGCTAAGGGAGGGAAGAAGGGTGGCTATTTTGGGTTATGGGGCAATAGTACAAAGCTGTATTGCAGCAGCAGAGCTGCTTCAAGTTCTTGGCATCTCAATAACTGTGGCCAATGCACGATTCTGCAAGCCTCTAGATGGAGATTTGATCCGACGCCTAGCTCAAGAACATGAGTTCCTCATCACTGCTGAAGAGGGATCTGTCGGAGGATTTAGCTCTCATGTTTCCCACTTCTTGGGGCTGACTGGATTACTTGATGGAAATCTCAAG TGGAGGACAATGATGCTGCCTGATAGATATATTGACCACGGAGCTCAAACAAACCAAATGGAAGAAGCAGGGCTTAGTTCAAAGCATATTGCAGCTACTGTTTTATCACTGATAGGACACCAACGGATAGATAGCGTTCACTTTCTCAACATGTAG